In Saccharomyces eubayanus strain FM1318 chromosome XIII, whole genome shotgun sequence, one DNA window encodes the following:
- the CYB2 gene encoding L-lactate dehydrogenase (cytochrome) has translation MLKIKPLLRISRVPEAATLRTSRTRLNTARSYSSAVGKSKSFQQHSGKRTQSWTTLSVGTILAAAGSMAYLNWSNDQIGNDPKLDMNKQKISPAEVAKHNSADDCWVVINGYVYDLTRFIPNHPGGSDVIKYNAGRDVTAIFEPLHAPNVIDKYIAPEKKLGPLQGSMPPELVCPPYAPGETKEDIARKEQLKSLLPPLNNIINLYDFEYLASQTLTKQAWAYYSSGANDEVSHRENHNAYHRIFFKPKILVDVSKVDLSTDMLGSHVDVPFYVSATALCKLGNPLEGEKDIARGCGQGITKVPQMISTLASCSPEEIISAAPSDEQIQWYQLYVNSDRKITDDLVKNVEKLGVKALFVTVDAPSLGQREKDMKLKFSNSKAGPKAMKKTDVEESKGASRALSKFIDPSLTWKDIEELKSKTNLPIVIKGVQRTEDVIKAAEVGVSGVVLSNHGGRQLDFSRAPIEVLAEAMPALEERKLKDKLEVYIDGGVRRGTDILKALCLGAKGVGLGRPFLYANSCYGRDGVEKAIEILRDEVEMSMRLLGVASIAELKPELLDLSTLKARTVAVPNDVLYNEVYESPTLTDFNDA, from the coding sequence ATGCTAAAAATCAAACCTCTATTGAGAATCTCGAGAGTCCCCGAGGCGGCCACCCTCAGAACCTCCAGGACTAGATTAAACACGGCTCGCTCTTACAGTTCTGCCGTGGGCAAGTCTAAGTCGTTCCAGCAACATTCAGGAAAACGCACACAGTCATGGACTACTTTGAGCGTTGGGACCATCTTAGCCGCTGCAGGTTCAATGGCGTATTTGAACTGGTCTAACGACCAGATAGGCAACGATCCAAAACTAGACATGAACAAGCAGAAAATTTCGCCTGCAGAAGTTGCTAAACACAACTCTGCTGACGATTGCTGGGTCGTGATCAACGGTTATGTGTATGATCTGACGCGGTTCATACCTAACCATCCAGGTGGCTCGGACGTGATAAAGTACAATGCTGGGAGAGACGTCACTGCCATTTTCGAGCCATTACATGCCCCAAACGTCATCGATAAATACATTGCCCCTGAGAAGAAGCTGGGACCACTACAGGGGTCCATGCCACCAGAACTGGTTTGCCCGCCTTATGCTCCCGGTGAGACCAAAGAAGACATTGCTAGGAAAGAGCAACTGAAATCACTACTACCCCCACTGAATAACATTATTAATCTTTATGATTTCGAGTACTTGGCCTCTCAAACTCTAACTAAGCAAGCTTGGGCTTACTACTCCTCCGGTGCCAATGATGAAGTCTCGCACAGGGAAAATCATAATGCGTACCATaggattttcttcaagcCAAAGATTCTTGTTGACGTAAGCAAAGTGGACCTCTCCACGGACATGCTGGGCTCTCATGTGGACGTCCCATTTTATGTGTCTGCAACAGCCCTGTGTAAACTGGGGAACCCACTAGAAGGTGAAAAGGACATTGCAAGAGGTTGTGGCCAAGGCATAACGAAAGTCCCACAAATGATCTCCACTTTGGCGTCATGCTCACCCGAAGAAATCATAAGTGCGGCGCCATCTGATGAGCAGATTCAATGGTATCAGCTGTACGTTAACTCTGATAGAAAGATCACTGACGACTTGGTTAAgaatgttgaaaaattgggCGTGAAGGCACTGTTTGTCACAGTAGATGCGCCAAGTTTGGGCCAGAGAGAGAAGGATATGAAGTTGAAATTCTCTAATTCAAAGGCTGGCCCAAAggcaatgaagaaaacagatGTAGAGGAATCTAAAGGTGCCTCAAGAGCGTTGTCCAAGTTTATTGACCCCTCTTTGACGTGGAAGGATATTGAAGAGTTGAAATCAAAGACGAACCTACCCATTGTCATCAAGGGTGTTCAACGCACCGAAGATGTCATTAAAGCAGCTGAGGTTGGTGTGAGTGGTGTGGTGCTATCCAACCACGGTGGTAGACAATTAGATTTTTCGAGAGCCCCCATCGAAGTTTTGGCTGAAGCCATGCCAGCTCTAGAAGAACGTAAATTGAAAGATAAACTGGAAGTGTACATAGACGGCGGTGTTCGCCGTGGTACAGATATTTTGAAGGCGCTCTGTCTGGGCGCTAAAGGTGTTGGCTTGGGTAGACCATTCCTTTACGCCAACTCATGCTATGGTCGTGACGGTGTTGAAAAAGCGATTGAAATTTTGCGTGATGAAGTCGAAATGTCCATGAGACTCCTAGGTGTTGCCAGTATTGCAGAATTGAAGCCTGAGCTGTTAGACCTGTCGACATTGAAGGCAAGAACGGTGGCAGTGCCCAACGATGTCTTGTATAATGAAGTTTACGAGAGCCCCACTTTAACAGATTTTAACGACGCATGA
- the SUR7 gene encoding Sur7p: MVKVWNIALRLLVLLFLAGNTLLLILMIISGATDHYPVNRFYWIQGNTTGIPNAGAETRWTFWGACLQDTDGSDTCSSNLAPAYPISPVDNFNTHVNVPHQFISKRDAFYYLTRFSFCFFWIALAFVGVSFVLYILTWCSKMLSNMVVVLMSFGVVFNTAAVVLQTAASVMAKNAFHDGDRSAKLGASMMGMAWASVFLCIVEFVSLAVFFVKSRLASDYSIDNTRYRTSSKWNPFRREKEQATDPILTTAPDDVQQNASIVGPSSNTNAVTATAATENQPQPKGINFFTIRKSHERPDDISV, encoded by the coding sequence ATGGTTAAGGTCTGGAATATAGCGCTGCGTTTGTTGGTATTGCTGTTTTTGGCAGGTAACACCCTGCTGTTAATTCTTATGATTATATCTGGTGCTACGGACCACTATCCCGTGAACAGGTTCTACTGGATACAGGGAAACACCACGGGCATTCCTAATGCGGGAGCCGAGACCCGTTGGACCTTCTGGGGCGCCTGTCTGCAGGACACCGATGGCTCAGACACCTGCTCGAGCAATCTGGCCCCTGCCTACCCCATCTCGCCTGTAGACAACTTCAACACGCACGTCAATGTTCCTCATCAGTTTATTTCGAAAAGAGACGCCTTCTACTACCTGACTAggttttccttttgtttcttctggaTCGCGTTGGCTTTCGTGGGTGTGTCTTTCGTCCTTTACATTCTGACTTGGTGCTCCAAGATGCTATCGAACATGGTCGTCGTCCTCATGTCCTTCGGGGTTGTTTTCAACACCGCCGCAGTTGTCCTGCAAACAGCTGCCTCAGTAATGGCAAAAAACGCCTTCCACGACGGTGACCGTAGCGCCAAGCTGGGTGCCTCCATGATGGGTATGGCATGGGCAAGTGTCTTTTTATGTATCGTGGAGTTTGTCTCGCTTGCCGTTTTCTTTGTCAAATCAAGACTCGCTTCCGACTACTCCATCGATAATACAAGATACAGGACATCCTCCAAATGGAACCCCTTCCGCAGAGAAAAGGAGCAAGCTACCGATCCCATCCTGACTACCGCTCCCGATGACGTTCAACAAAATGCAAGCATAGTGGGGCCCTCTTCTAATACCAATGCGGTCACTGCGACTGCTGCTACGGAAAACCAGCCGCAACCTAAAGGTATCAACTTCTTTACTATAAGAAAGTCGCACGAGCGTCCGGACGATATCTCTGTCTAG
- the GAL80 gene encoding transcription regulator GAL80, which produces MDYNKRSSVSTVPNAAPIRVGFIGLNATKGWAIKTHYPAILQLSSQFQITALYSPKIETSIATIQQLKLSNATAFPTLESFASSATVDMIVITIQVASHYEVLMPLLKYSQNNPNLKYLFVEWALACSLDQAESIYKAAAERGLQTIISLQGRKSPYILRAKELISEGYIGDINSIEIAGNGGWYGYERPIKSPNYIYEMGNGVDLVTTTFGHTIDLLQYMTSSYFSRINAMMFNNIPEQELIDEYGNRLGQRVPKTVPDHLLFQGTLLNGNVPVSCSFKGGKPTKKFTKNLVIDIHGTKGDLKLEGDAGFAEISNLVLYYSGTRANDLPLANGQQAPINPGYDSGKEIMEVYHLRNYNAVIGNIHRLYQSISDFHYNTKKIPELPSQFVMQGFEFEGFPTLMDALILHRLIESAYRSNMLGTTLNVSNISRYPL; this is translated from the coding sequence ATGGACTATAACAAGAGATCTTCCGTCTCTACAGTACCCAATGCAGCCCCCATAAGAGTCGGATTCATTGGCCTCAACGCTACCAAAGGGTGGGCGATCAAAACTCATTATCCCGCCATACTGCAGCTATCGTcccaatttcaaattacTGCCTTATACAGCCCAAAGATAGAGACCTCCATTGCCACTATCCAACAGCTGAAACTCAGCAATGCCACGGCCTTCCCCACTTTAGAATCATTTGCATCTTCTGCCACCGTGGACATGATAGTGATAACCATCCAGGTGGCCAGCCATTATGAGGTTCTAATGCCCCTGTTGAAATACTCCCAAAATAATCCGAACCTCAAGTATCTTTTCGTAGAATGGGCCCTTGCATGTTCTCTGGATCAAGCAGAATCGATTTATAAGGCAGCTGCCGAACGTGGACTACAAactattatttctttacAAGGCCGTAAATCACCATACATCTTGAGAGCCAAAGAACTAATTTCTGAAGGTTACATTGGCGACATCAACTCCATAGAAATTGCAGGAAACGGCGGTTGGTATGGCTATGAAAGACCCATCAAATCGCCCAACTATATTTATGAAATGGGCAATGGTGTAGATCTGGTAACCACCACATTTGGCCACACCATTGACCTTTTGCAGTACATGACGAGCTCGTATTTTTCTAGAATAAACGCAATGATGTTCAATAATATACCGGAGCAAGAGTTAATAGACGAATATGGTAACCGATTAGGTCAGCGAGTTCCGAAGACCGTACCCGATCACCTATTATTTCAAGGCACTTTATTAAACGGTAATGTACCTGTATCGTGTAGTTTCAAAGGTGGTAAACCTACCaaaaaatttaccaaaaattTAGTCATAGACATTCATGGTACCAAGGGCGACTTGAAACTTGAAGGCGATGCCGGCTTCGcagaaatttcaaatctggTACTTTATTATAGTGGTACTAGGGCAAACGACCTGCCGCTAGCTAACGGCCAGCAAGCTCCAATAAATCCGGGCTACGATTCCGGCAAAGAGATTATGGAAGTTTATCATTTACGAAACTATAATGCTGTTATAGGTAATATTCATCGACTGTACCAATCTATCTCTGATTTCCATTAcaatacaaagaaaatcccCGAACTGCCCTCACAGTTTGTAATGCAAGGCTTCGAATTTGAAGGGTTCCCGACTTTAATGGATGCCCTGATACTACACCGGTTAATTGAAAGCGCTTATAGAAGTAATATGTTGGGCACTACGTTAAATGTTAGTAATATCTCGCGCTATCCTTTATGA
- the AIM32 gene encoding Aim32p yields the protein MLRIRIITLDQRALFHRGFERVSLPELHSATQQDQTICYCQKLNSRLPSATDHLDPQIKLPHRAPNYNKHVLLISPGDRCAQPWKVAWNHNLDTNVNRPYNAISKLRSHLGNSPGILINAVHLQNDFVPSPKEDDELIHFFVIPDMKLYRIKETDLEEFASFLDEGALQTPKLSFKDYLSGQAKVPQPSHQVRHKNLTKFQGETFLRDWSLVCGHYNRDAKCGEVGPDIIKAFQEEQLFPENNLAIISHIGGHVFAGNVIFYKLFNGGNTQNKLDSLWFGKIYPHNLRLLCESLEDGKIIDELYRGGLSMN from the coding sequence ATGTTACGCATAAGGATTATTACCTTAGATCAACGTGCACTTTTTCATCGTGGTTTTGAACGTGTCAGCTTGCCAGAACTTCATTCTGCCACCCAACAAGATCAAACCATATGTTACTGCCAAAAGCTAAACTCAAGGCTGCCATCAGCAACAGATCATTTGGATCCTCAAATTAAGCTTCCTCATAGAGCGCCTAATTACAATAAACATGTTTTGCTCATATCACCTGGTGATAGGTGTGCTCAGCCATGGAAAGTAGCATGGAATCATAATTTGGATACAAATGTAAATCGACCATACAATGCAATCAGTAAATTACGTTCCCATTTGGGCAACTCTCCAGGAATACTGATAAACGCAGTACATCTTCAAAACGATTTCGTGCCTAGTCCAAAGGAAGACGATGAAttgattcatttttttgtcattcCTGACATGAAGCTCTACAGAATAAAGGAAACAGATCTAGAGGAATTTGCATCCTTTCTGGATGAAGGAGCTCTTCAGACACCAAAACTGTCCTTCAAAGATTACTTAAGCGGCCAGGCCAAAGTACCCCAACCATCTCACCAAGTTCGCCATAAGAACCTTACGAAGTTTCAAGGTGAAACTTTTCTCAGAGATTGGAGCTTGGTTTGCGGCCATTACAATAGAGACGCTAAGTGTGGTGAAGTGGGCCCCGACATTATTAAAGCCTTTCAAGAGGAACAGCTGTTTCCTGAAAATAATTTAGCCATAATTTCTCATATTGGTGGCCATGTTTTTGCTGGAAATGTCATTTTTTACAAGCTATTTAATGGAGGAAATACTCAAAACAAACTGGACTCATTGTGGTTTGGAAAAATCTACCCACACAATTTGAGGCTTTTATGTGAAAGTTTGGAAGATGGAAAGattattgatgaattgTACAGAGGCGGTTTATCAATGAACTGA
- the RSE1 gene encoding U2 snRNP complex subunit RSE1, which produces MWGGGKTAIVGLSPHTAEMRLLYEQATTTMSCSSLNEGLEQNRIGSERKTTMAARDNELYLYHLTLQKQTNFVHSCIGHFVDLDAGSNNGQSQLCVATETHLELYDTAEGELTLITRFQNLFTTITSMRSLDLPHAGSTANSSNCPTFLVLTSDSGNLSIVQITRHAGAFKLRTLVNQPLTRTTLRRASPISYMEVDPNGRCIILSSVEQNKLCFLVDFARELRISSPLEIIRPHMITLDMTACDVNFNNPCFIALEMDSMAASLSVHLIFYVLELGLNHIVKKADYSVNPSANFILSLPDLSKYNITTSLNDNNYDRDEDSLFNPFVVIGFENHILIKDMNGFYSLKVQIPQRAAASNPQKSVTIISGIVQKLKNDFFVLLQSNYGDLFKLTITPDINDRNRPLVKLSYFDTIQNSNQLHIFKNGYLFALSEMNNNFLFQFEKLGVENDLSKILTSKDPNKPLVFQPSTNLQNLSILSQQLNLNPLGSSQISNDSPLSIVTQHHTNSKLLTLTSGVNYSNLISTNLPPNATKLWLIPHPAATNNNNNLLFISFPKKTMILQIDNESMEELTPDEVARSTFKLSQDTTIHTCLMSSHSIIQVCTTELRQIVPIDKTGFSNKLTWVPPAGIRIICATSSKTQLIVSLSNYELVYFKIDSSSNSLIELTTHPELDTLPCKLAVEQDSQHSDLLAIADDEGMIKIMSLRDQKEDFLTVISLQLVNEKVSDMIMVRDPLTRLLNLHVGLVNGVYMRFHIQEIDGLFTDIKRRFLGLKPVVLSYLNKISMSLNEEEEEEKEEEEEEEEDGNEKKWISCVVCHSASTWVSYTWNNMWNIRPLNGQNMLSCSKFVNADVQINGVCSISNSGHLNIGQVSGFPTWEKWFHVDEVSIEEQGDKKEDDAGEESEEDDEDDEEETLKISTFQPRTILSFPNKPKHALFIENHTEVPQCRISLKINDDCIKHANSDRSFKLLDNVHCISATIIDFGKKVDHLVISTKDNRLMTYQVLVNKDKSSFDIELLHQTKTLSQIHSMLKFKNHLLAAIDSTIILYGLGKKQLLRRSVTETPVSITKIVSMDQWNYERLAVGDIHESVTLFIWNPTGNVFIPMVDDSIKRHVTTLKFLDEATIIGADKFGNAWTLRCPSECENIISSHEASELSDGTIKYPLNLINLQQRLPNTYDCKFKFDVLNHLYVNDIIINFHILDSISNSDRPGCIYMGLQGTIGCFIPLLSKGNVMTMKKIEKIMSEADDTFYMEYESRKKNNNMHSEDDEEEPASVVLHRRGDIIDGTICEGSYSIVGRDHQSYRSYYAPVRKVIDGDLCENFLRLSLNEQEFLAKDLKNIQINDIIQRINEVRTNYL; this is translated from the coding sequence ATGTGGGGAGGTGGCAAAACGGCAATAGTAGGATTGTCGCCCCACACGGCAGAGATGCGTCTGCTATATGAGCAAGCCACGACGACGATGAGCTGTAGTAGTTTAAACGAGGGATTGGAACAAAACAGAATAGGCAGTGAGCGCAAGACAACCATGGCTGCTAGAGATAATGAGCTGTACTTGTACCATCTGACGTTGCAGAAGCAGACGAATTTCGTGCACTCGTGTATTGGCCACTTCGTGGACCTGGACGCAGGGTCCAATAATGGCCAGTCGCAACTGTGCGTTGCCACTGAGACGCACTTAGAGCTCTATGACACGGCGGAAGGGGAGCTGACACTGATTACCAGGTTCCAGAACCTGTTCACGACGATAACATCGATGAGGTCGTTGGACTTGCCGCATGCCGGGTCCACGGCGAATTCTTCCAATTGCCCCACTTTCCTAGTGTTGACATCAGACTCTGGTAATTTAAGCATTGTGCAGATCACTAGGCATGCAGGCGCGTTCAAATTAAGGACGTTGGTGAACCAGCCGTTGACCAGGACCACTCTGCGGAGGGCCTCTCCAATTTCGTACATGGAAGTTGACCCTAATGGGCGTTGTATAATCCTGTCGTCTGTAGAACAGAACAAACTATGCTTTCTTGTGGACTTTGCACGAGAACTAAGGATCTCGTCGCCCTTAGAGATCATCAGACCTCATATGATCACGTTAGATATGACCGCATGCGATGTGAATTTCAACAACCCGTGCTTTATTGCCTTGGAAATGGACAGCATGGCTGCTTCACTCTCGGTACATTTGATATTTTACGTTTTGGAGTTGGGGTTGAACCATATTGTTAAGAAAGCTGATTATTCAGTCAATCCGTCTGCtaatttcattttgagtTTACCGGATTTGTCGAAGTATAATATAACAACCTCTCTGAATGATAATAACTACGATCGTGACGAAGACTCTTTGTTYAATCCCTTTGTTGTAAttggatttgaaaatcataTACTGATCAAGGACATGAACGGTTTCTATAGTTTGAAAGTACAAATACCACAAAGGGCCGCTGCAAGCAACCCCCAGAAATCTGTAACGATCATCTCAGGTATTGTACAGAAGCTTAAAAATGACTTCTTCGTACTCCTGCAATCTAACTACGGTGATCTTTTTAAATTAACCATAACTCCGGACATTAATGATAGAAATAGACCTTTGGTTAAATTGAGCTATTTTGATACAATCCAAAATTCCAACCAATTACACATTTTTAAAAACGGTTATCTTTTTGCACTATCTGAAATGAATAacaactttcttttccagtttgaaaaactagGTGTAGAGAATGACCTCTCCAAGATTCTAACCTCAAAAGATCCAAATAAACCGCTGGTTTTCCAACCATCTACCAACCTGCAGAATTTGAGTATCTTGTCCCAACAGTTAAATTTGAACCCATTAGGTAGCTCCCAGATTTCGAATGACTCGCCTTTATCTATCGTTACTCAACATCACACAAACAGTAAGCTATTAACCTTAACAAGCGGTGTAAATTACTCTAACCTGATCTCCACTAATTTGCCACCCAACGCAACAAAATTGTGGTTGATACCTCATCCTGCAGCCActaacaataacaacaacctCTTGTTCATTAGTTTCCCTAAAAAGACGATGATATTACAAATTGACAACGAGTCTATGGAAGAATTAACCCCTGATGAAGTTGCACGTTCGACTTTCAAACTATCTCAGGACACGACGATTCATACCTGTTTGATGAGCTCACATTCTATTATTCAGGTATGCACTACAGAATTGAGACAGATTGTACCAATTGATAAAACCGGGTTCTCTAATAAATTGACATGGGTGCCTCCAGCAGGTATTCGTATTATATGCGCtacatcttcaaaaaccCAATTGATCGTATCACTATCAAACTACGAGCTAGTCTATTTCAAGATAGATAGTTCCTCGAACTCATTGATTGAGCTGACTACACATCCGGAATTGGACACATTGCCTTGTAAACTTGCCGTCGAGCAGGATAGCCAGCATAGTGATTTATTAGCCATCGCTGATGATGAAGGTATGATCAAAATAATGTCTCTTAGAGATCAAAAGGAAGATTTCTTAACAGTAATAAGTTTGCAGTTGGTTAACGAAAAAGTCTCTGACATGATCATGGTTAGAGATCCCTTAACTAGATTGCTAAATTTGCATGTTGGTTTAGTGAATGGTGTCTACATGAGATTTCACatacaagaaattgatgGATTGTTTACTGATATAAAAAGACGATTTCTTGGTTTGAAACCCGTTGTACTGTCATATCTGAATAAGATATCTATGTCCCTaaatgaagaggaagaggaagagaaagaggaagaggaagaggaagaggaagatggaaatgaaaaaaaatggatttCATGCGTTGTTTGCCATTCCGCTTCTACGTGGGTAAGCTACACGTGGAATAACATGTGGAATATACGGCCATTAAACGGCCAAAACATGTTAAGCTGCTCCAAATTTGTTAACGCAGACGTACAAATAAACGGTGTTTGTTCGATTTCTAACTCAGGGCATTTAAACATCGGCCAGGTTTCCGGTTTTCCAACGTGGGAGAAGTGGTTTCATGTGGATGAAGTAAGTATCGAGGAACAAGGGGACAAGAAAGAGGATGATGCTGGTGAAGAAagcgaagaagatgatgaagacgacgagGAAGAAACATTAAAAATATCCACATTCCAACCTCGTACTATTTTGTCCTTCCCCAATAAACCGAAACATGCTTTGTTCATCGAGAATCATACCGAAGTACCACAATGCCGTATATCATTAAAAATCAATGACGATTGCATAAAGCACGCAAATTCAGATCGCTCATTTAAACTATTAGACAATGTGCATTGCATCTCCGCCACGATAATAGACTTCGGGAAAAAGGTCGACCACCTTGTAATCTCTACTAAAGACAATAGATTGATGACATACCAAGTATTGGTAAATAAGGACAAATCATCTTTCGACATTGAATTACTTCATCAAACAAAAACTTTATCACAAATACATTCCATGCTGAAATTTAAGAATCATTTGCTGGCCGCCATAGATTCCACTATTATCCTGTATGGCTTAGGTAAAAAACAATTACTTAGAAGATCTGTAACCGAAACACCAGTATCAATAACTAAAATTGTATCTATGGATCAGTGGAATTACGAAAGGTTGGCTGTTGGGGATATACATGAATCTGTCACGCTATTTATTTGGAATCCCACAGGGAATGTTTTTATTCCAATGGTGGACGACTCCATTAAACGTCATGTAACaactttaaaatttttggacGAGGCAACAATTATTGGTGCCGATAAGTTTGGAAATGCCTGGACTTTAAGATGCCCGTCAGAGTGCGAGAACATCATATCAAGTCATGAGGCTAGTGAATTATCAGACGGTACCATCAAGTACCCATTGAATTTGATCAATTTACAACAGAGGTTACCTAATACGTATGATTGCAAATTCAAGTTTGATGTACTAAACCACCTCTACGTTAATGATATCATCATAAATTTTCATATTTTGGACAGCATCTCAAATTCTGATAGGCCAGGTTGTATCTATATGGGTTTACAAGGTACTATTGGGTGCTTTATTCCATTATTATCCAAGGGGAATGTTATGACCATGAAAAAGATCGAGAAAATAATGTCAGAGGCTGATGATACATTTTATATGGAGTAtgaatcaagaaaaaaaaataataatatgcacagtgaagatgacgaagagGAACCCGCCAGTGTCGTGTTACACAGGCGAGGTGATATAATTGATGGAACGATATGCGAAGGATCGTATTCCATTGTAGGCAGAGATCATCAAAGCTATAGAAGTTATTATGCTCCTGTGCGTAAGGTTATCGACGGTGACCTATGTGAAAATTTCTTGAGACTTTCACTAAACgaacaagaatttttggccaaagatctgaaaaatattcaaatcaaTGATATAATTCAAAGGATAAATGAAGTTAGAACAAATTATCTTTAG
- the GSF2 gene encoding Gsf2p, with translation MEIYVRLNADVERDYAFQVSNDDTINNKIRKIFPSKTGLADLMVLRPSIFHEKNPVKFYKSIHPGYLSEGGCLMFHYDADNEENLVELNDSKPLIDQLWPGQLVVPQWRLSKKNIWTFAAVMLTWLYTDLPDAISPTPGICLTNQLSRVLIPLARHMDLPDIAAKLEQEVQANYSSLIAQWLFFVMHVFKIALITLFLKLGIANPISFNPYKLWTLRDMASPSSNSNNKNGKNPAGASNGATDLKTLLRSVGWIGAKRATYDDYQTNYYNYVIEKMGGPVAAYRAGAIRKAAAPGIQLEAGEGFQSRLEDRFTASTFTAIETERKFILSEEYFVELENNLKKILEEYDGDIGKMNAEIRRFRRFGIYEPDEKLATLVKLRREITDEKEKKANKDATPGIKKNDLKKSK, from the coding sequence ATGGAGATTTACGTTAGACTAAACGCAGACGTTGAGCGCGACTATGCGTTCCAGGTGTCGAACGACGACACCATCAATAACAAGATTAGAAAGATTTTCCCCTCCAAGACGGGCCTGGCGGACTTAATGGTGCTCAGGCCTTCAATCTTCCACGAGAAAAACCCCGTAAAGTTTTATAAGTCTATCCATCCAGGATATCTGTCCGAAGGTGGCTGTTTGATGTTTCATTACGACGCTGATAACGAAGAGAATTTGGTGGAATTGAACGACTCCAAGCCGCTTATCGACCAGTTGTGGCCTGGCCAACTAGTTGTTCCTCAGTGGAGGTTgtctaaaaaaaatatatggaCGTTTGCTGCCGTCATGTTGACTTGGTTGTACACGGATTTGCCCGACGCCATTTCCCCCACGCCGGGAATCTGCTTGACTAATCAATTGTCAAGAGTATTGATTCCGCTGGCCAGACACATGGACCTGCCTGATATTGCCGCCAagttggaacaagaagtTCAAGCGAATTATTCCAGTCTTATTGCCCAATGGCTTTTCTTCGTCATGCACGTTTTTAAAATTGCCCTTATCACTTTGTTTCTCAAACTGGGTATTGCCAACCCTATTAGTTTCAACCCTTACAAGTTATGGACTTTGAGAGACATGgcttctccttcttctaACAGCAATAACAAGAATGGTAAGAACCCTGCAGGCGCCAGCAACGGTGCGACAGACTTGAAGACCCTTTTACGTTCCGTAGGTTGGATTGGTGCTAAGAGAGCCACTTATGACGATTATCAAACCAACTACTACAACTACGTCATCGAAAAGATGGGTGGTCCAGTTGCTGCCTACAGGGCCGGTGCCATCAGGAAAGCCGCAGCTCCAGGTATTCAACTGGAAGCCGGTGAAGGTTTCCAAAGTCGCTTGGAAGACAGATTCACTGCTTCTACTTTCACAGCTATTGAAACCGAACGTAAATTCATCTTAAGCGAAGAATACTTTGTAGAGTTGGAAAacaacttgaaaaaaattttggagGAATACGATGGGGATATTGGTAAGATGAATGCTGAAATTAGAAGGTTCAGAAGGTTTGGTATTTACGAACCAGACGAAAAATTAGCCACTTTGGTTAAGCTCAGAAGGGAAATCactgatgaaaaagaaaaaaaagcaaataagGATGCCACTCCTGGCATAAAAAAGAACGActtaaaaaaatccaaataa